The following proteins are co-located in the Megalobrama amblycephala isolate DHTTF-2021 linkage group LG12, ASM1881202v1, whole genome shotgun sequence genome:
- the tmed7 gene encoding transmembrane emp24 domain-containing protein 7, with the protein MWSGFLLLPLMFGWICASELTFELPDNAKQCFYEDIIIGTKCTLEFQVVTGGHYDVDCRLEDPDGTVLYKEMKKQYDSFTFTASRNGTYKFCFSNEFSTFTHKTVYFDFQVGDDPPLFPNENRVTALTQMESACVSIHEALKSVIDYQTHFRLREAQGRSRAEDLNTRVAFWSIGEAFILLVVSISQVVLLRSFFSDKKTTTTRVGS; encoded by the exons ATGTGGTCCGGGTTCCTGCTGCTGCCGCTGATGTTCGGATGGATCTGCGCGTCTGAACTCACGTTCGAGCTGCCGGACAACGCCAAGCAGTGCTTCTATGAGGACATCATCATCGGAACCAAGTGCACACTGGAGTTCCAG GTGGTCACCGGCGGTCACTATGATGTGGACTGTCGTCTGGAGGATCCGGATGGGACGGTCCTGTATAAAGAGATGAAGAAGCAGTACGACAGCTTCACCTTCACCGCCTCCAGGAACGGCACCTACAAGTTCTGCTTCAGCAACGAGTTCTCCACCTTCACACACAAGACCGTGTACTTCGACTTCCAAGTGGGAGACGATCCTCCGCTCTTCCCCAATGAGAACAGAGTGACCGCTTTAACACAG ATGGAGTCGGCCTGCGTCTCCATACACGAGGCGCTGAAGTCCGTGATCGACTATCAGACGCACTTCCGGCTGCGAGAGGCTCAGGGCCGCAGCCGAGCTGAAGATCTCAACACCAGAGTGGCCTTCTGGTCCATCGGCGAGGCCTTCATCCTCCTCGTGGTCAGCATCAGTCAGGTGGTTCTGCTCCGGAGCTTCTTCTCAGACAAGAAAACCACCACGACTCGCGTGGGATCGTAA
- the ubox5 gene encoding RING finger protein 37 isoform X1, producing MCIGKAIVSLPCYILNREVNEYHHQYYDSLSAVDAVVMVLNLCKPHFQTSIQCNKLCADGYDVSNLLSGDPMARRRGFKLEYFLRPPVHVTLSFQVEMELCRLDVELWPWGMDQGRTSRRIEILACSEREGGSFQLVARSDLQEELQVCFLHPSFKPRGPFGDPPPPPAAGAKAQELWSRGSLCAVARLRISIPYSGAASALGIKSLAVWASPSRRCPASELEKIRDAHLNSLKTNHQTVVPPKPDPVATDIPIPEEFLDPLTQELMVFPMILPSGMIIDNSTLEEYQKREATWGRLPNDPFTGVPFTQSSKPLPNPLLKSRIDRLALQTGCTGVGSRNNLLTKPQPSRLASAEVKTVTDSGRNCDHTDTLRQFGSVSGSTTAPTQSRSAKRKYDSSFPSTSADPSRSALRKPHQTPSESDSHERRLADSLDQALNAALHGLPVFTSPSKTSSCVDTSAGQHTCAFCSCSLSVYSSGVLSYALPCAHLTCGPCLRQKRPSDSQKMTITCPTCGTSASGGDVTRVHH from the exons ATGTGCATTGGAAAAGCCATCGTATCTTTACCATGCTATATCCTAAATCGGGAAGTAAATGAATATCATCATCAGTACTATG ATTCTCTCAGCGCTGTAGATGCAGTGGTCATGGTGCTCAACCTGTGCAAGCCACATTTCCAGACCTCCATTCAATGCAACAAG CTGTGTGCCGACGGTTACGACGTCTCCAACCTTCTATCCGGTGACCCGATGGCGCGGCGGAGGGGATTCAAACTGGAATACTTCCTCCGGCCTCCTGTTCACGTCACGCTGAGCTTCCAAGTGGAGATGGAGTTGTGTCGGCTGGACGTCGAGCTCTGGCCCTGGGGAATGGATCAGGGTCGCACCTCCCGGAGGATTGAGATCTTGGCCTGTTCGGAGCGAGAAGGCGGGTCGTTTCAGCTCGTGGCTCGGAGTGATTTGCAGGAGGAGCTGCAGGTGTGTTTCCTGCATCCGTCTTTCAAACCTCGAGGTCCGTTCGGTGATCCTCCGCCTCCACCAGCGGCTGGAGCTAAAGCGCAGGAGCTCTGGAGCCGCGGATCGCTCTGCGCCGTCGCTCGGCTCAGAATCAGCATTCCCTACAGCGGCGCTGCGTCTGCACTGGGAATCAAGTCCCTCGCCGTTTGGGCTTCGCCTTCTCGTCGCTGTCCCGCTTCTGAACTGGAAAAGATTCGGGACGCACACCTAAACAGCCTGAAAACAAACCATCAGACTGTCGTACCTCCCAAACCCGATCCCGTTGCAACTGATATCCCAATTCCAGAGGAATTCCTAGACCCGCTGACACAAGAACTCATGGTTTTCCCGATGATCCTACCTAGCGGAATGATCATCGATAACAGCACTTTAGAGGAGTACCAGAAGAGGGAAGCGACATGGGGCCGTCTGCCTAACGACCCGTTCACTGGCGTTCCTTTTACCCAAAGCTCAAAACCTCTTCCAAACCCTCTCCTCAAAAGCCGCATTGACCGTCTGGCTCTGCAGACGGGATGCACGGGAGTCGGGAGCAGGAATAACCTACTAACTAAACCACAACCGTCCAGACTTGCGTCTGCGGAGGTCAAAACTGTTACGGACTCCGGTAGAAACTGTGATCACACAGACACTTTAAGACAGTTTGGATCTGTTTCAGGCTCGACAACAGCACCGACGCAGAGCCGTTCTGCTAAAAGGAAGTATGACTCCAGTTTTCCCTCCACCAGCGCAGATCCCAGTCGCTCTGCTTTGAGGAAACCTCACCAAACTCCCTCAG AGTCGGACTCACACGAGCGGCGGTTAGCAGACAGTTTAGATCAGGCGCTGAACGCTGCGCTTCATGGATTACCAGTGTTCACTTCACCGAGCAAAACCTCTTCATGTGTGGACACGTCCGCTG GACAGCACACATGTGCGTTTTGCTCTTGTTCTCTGTCGGTGTATTCTTCCGGCGTCCTGTCGTACGCTCTGCCCTGCGCTCATCTCACGTGTGGACCGTGTTTGCGGCAGAAACGACCATCTGATTCTCAGAAAATGACGATTACATGTCCCACATGTGGCACATCTGCGTCAGGTGGTGACGTCACACGAGTGCATCACTGA
- the ubox5 gene encoding RING finger protein 37 isoform X2 — MCIGKAIVSLPCYILNREVNEYHHQYYDSLSAVDAVVMVLNLCKPHFQTSIQCNKLCADGYDVSNLLSGDPMARRRGFKLEYFLRPPVHVTLSFQVEMELCRLDVELWPWGMDQGRTSRRIEILACSEREGGSFQLVARSDLQEELQVCFLHPSFKPRGPFGDPPPPPAAGAKAQELWSRGSLCAVARLRISIPYSGAASALGIKSLAVWASPSRRCPASELEKIRDAHLNSLKTNHQTVVPPKPDPVATDIPIPEEFLDPLTQELMVFPMILPSGMIIDNSTLEEYQKREATWGRLPNDPFTGVPFTQSSKPLPNPLLKSRIDRLALQTGCTGVGSRNNLLTKPQPSRLASAEVKTVTDSGRNCDHTDTLRQFGSVSGSTTAPTQSRSAKRKYDSSFPSTSADPSRSALRKPHQTPSGCAPSRFLTPCLFLRETEEEKRCIRVGLTRAAVSRQFRSGAERCASWITSVHFTEQNLFMCGHVRWTAHMCVLLLFSVGVFFRRPVVRSALRSSHVWTVFAAETTI; from the exons ATGTGCATTGGAAAAGCCATCGTATCTTTACCATGCTATATCCTAAATCGGGAAGTAAATGAATATCATCATCAGTACTATG ATTCTCTCAGCGCTGTAGATGCAGTGGTCATGGTGCTCAACCTGTGCAAGCCACATTTCCAGACCTCCATTCAATGCAACAAG CTGTGTGCCGACGGTTACGACGTCTCCAACCTTCTATCCGGTGACCCGATGGCGCGGCGGAGGGGATTCAAACTGGAATACTTCCTCCGGCCTCCTGTTCACGTCACGCTGAGCTTCCAAGTGGAGATGGAGTTGTGTCGGCTGGACGTCGAGCTCTGGCCCTGGGGAATGGATCAGGGTCGCACCTCCCGGAGGATTGAGATCTTGGCCTGTTCGGAGCGAGAAGGCGGGTCGTTTCAGCTCGTGGCTCGGAGTGATTTGCAGGAGGAGCTGCAGGTGTGTTTCCTGCATCCGTCTTTCAAACCTCGAGGTCCGTTCGGTGATCCTCCGCCTCCACCAGCGGCTGGAGCTAAAGCGCAGGAGCTCTGGAGCCGCGGATCGCTCTGCGCCGTCGCTCGGCTCAGAATCAGCATTCCCTACAGCGGCGCTGCGTCTGCACTGGGAATCAAGTCCCTCGCCGTTTGGGCTTCGCCTTCTCGTCGCTGTCCCGCTTCTGAACTGGAAAAGATTCGGGACGCACACCTAAACAGCCTGAAAACAAACCATCAGACTGTCGTACCTCCCAAACCCGATCCCGTTGCAACTGATATCCCAATTCCAGAGGAATTCCTAGACCCGCTGACACAAGAACTCATGGTTTTCCCGATGATCCTACCTAGCGGAATGATCATCGATAACAGCACTTTAGAGGAGTACCAGAAGAGGGAAGCGACATGGGGCCGTCTGCCTAACGACCCGTTCACTGGCGTTCCTTTTACCCAAAGCTCAAAACCTCTTCCAAACCCTCTCCTCAAAAGCCGCATTGACCGTCTGGCTCTGCAGACGGGATGCACGGGAGTCGGGAGCAGGAATAACCTACTAACTAAACCACAACCGTCCAGACTTGCGTCTGCGGAGGTCAAAACTGTTACGGACTCCGGTAGAAACTGTGATCACACAGACACTTTAAGACAGTTTGGATCTGTTTCAGGCTCGACAACAGCACCGACGCAGAGCCGTTCTGCTAAAAGGAAGTATGACTCCAGTTTTCCCTCCACCAGCGCAGATCCCAGTCGCTCTGCTTTGAGGAAACCTCACCAAACTCCCTCAG GCTGCGCTCCAAGCAGGTTTTTAACTCCTTGCTTATTTTTGAGGGAAACGGAGGAGGAAAAACGGtgcataag AGTCGGACTCACACGAGCGGCGGTTAGCAGACAGTTTAGATCAGGCGCTGAACGCTGCGCTTCATGGATTACCAGTGTTCACTTCACCGAGCAAAACCTCTTCATGTGTGGACACGTCCGCTG GACAGCACACATGTGCGTTTTGCTCTTGTTCTCTGTCGGTGTATTCTTCCGGCGTCCTGTCGTACGCTCTGCCCTGCGCTCATCTCACGTGTGGACCGTGTTTGCGGCAGAAACGACCATCTGA
- the ubox5 gene encoding RING finger protein 37 isoform X3 — MVLNLCKPHFQTSIQCNKLCADGYDVSNLLSGDPMARRRGFKLEYFLRPPVHVTLSFQVEMELCRLDVELWPWGMDQGRTSRRIEILACSEREGGSFQLVARSDLQEELQVCFLHPSFKPRGPFGDPPPPPAAGAKAQELWSRGSLCAVARLRISIPYSGAASALGIKSLAVWASPSRRCPASELEKIRDAHLNSLKTNHQTVVPPKPDPVATDIPIPEEFLDPLTQELMVFPMILPSGMIIDNSTLEEYQKREATWGRLPNDPFTGVPFTQSSKPLPNPLLKSRIDRLALQTGCTGVGSRNNLLTKPQPSRLASAEVKTVTDSGRNCDHTDTLRQFGSVSGSTTAPTQSRSAKRKYDSSFPSTSADPSRSALRKPHQTPSESDSHERRLADSLDQALNAALHGLPVFTSPSKTSSCVDTSAGQHTCAFCSCSLSVYSSGVLSYALPCAHLTCGPCLRQKRPSDSQKMTITCPTCGTSASGGDVTRVHH, encoded by the exons ATGGTGCTCAACCTGTGCAAGCCACATTTCCAGACCTCCATTCAATGCAACAAG CTGTGTGCCGACGGTTACGACGTCTCCAACCTTCTATCCGGTGACCCGATGGCGCGGCGGAGGGGATTCAAACTGGAATACTTCCTCCGGCCTCCTGTTCACGTCACGCTGAGCTTCCAAGTGGAGATGGAGTTGTGTCGGCTGGACGTCGAGCTCTGGCCCTGGGGAATGGATCAGGGTCGCACCTCCCGGAGGATTGAGATCTTGGCCTGTTCGGAGCGAGAAGGCGGGTCGTTTCAGCTCGTGGCTCGGAGTGATTTGCAGGAGGAGCTGCAGGTGTGTTTCCTGCATCCGTCTTTCAAACCTCGAGGTCCGTTCGGTGATCCTCCGCCTCCACCAGCGGCTGGAGCTAAAGCGCAGGAGCTCTGGAGCCGCGGATCGCTCTGCGCCGTCGCTCGGCTCAGAATCAGCATTCCCTACAGCGGCGCTGCGTCTGCACTGGGAATCAAGTCCCTCGCCGTTTGGGCTTCGCCTTCTCGTCGCTGTCCCGCTTCTGAACTGGAAAAGATTCGGGACGCACACCTAAACAGCCTGAAAACAAACCATCAGACTGTCGTACCTCCCAAACCCGATCCCGTTGCAACTGATATCCCAATTCCAGAGGAATTCCTAGACCCGCTGACACAAGAACTCATGGTTTTCCCGATGATCCTACCTAGCGGAATGATCATCGATAACAGCACTTTAGAGGAGTACCAGAAGAGGGAAGCGACATGGGGCCGTCTGCCTAACGACCCGTTCACTGGCGTTCCTTTTACCCAAAGCTCAAAACCTCTTCCAAACCCTCTCCTCAAAAGCCGCATTGACCGTCTGGCTCTGCAGACGGGATGCACGGGAGTCGGGAGCAGGAATAACCTACTAACTAAACCACAACCGTCCAGACTTGCGTCTGCGGAGGTCAAAACTGTTACGGACTCCGGTAGAAACTGTGATCACACAGACACTTTAAGACAGTTTGGATCTGTTTCAGGCTCGACAACAGCACCGACGCAGAGCCGTTCTGCTAAAAGGAAGTATGACTCCAGTTTTCCCTCCACCAGCGCAGATCCCAGTCGCTCTGCTTTGAGGAAACCTCACCAAACTCCCTCAG AGTCGGACTCACACGAGCGGCGGTTAGCAGACAGTTTAGATCAGGCGCTGAACGCTGCGCTTCATGGATTACCAGTGTTCACTTCACCGAGCAAAACCTCTTCATGTGTGGACACGTCCGCTG GACAGCACACATGTGCGTTTTGCTCTTGTTCTCTGTCGGTGTATTCTTCCGGCGTCCTGTCGTACGCTCTGCCCTGCGCTCATCTCACGTGTGGACCGTGTTTGCGGCAGAAACGACCATCTGATTCTCAGAAAATGACGATTACATGTCCCACATGTGGCACATCTGCGTCAGGTGGTGACGTCACACGAGTGCATCACTGA